A stretch of DNA from Ochotona princeps isolate mOchPri1 chromosome 13, mOchPri1.hap1, whole genome shotgun sequence:
TATGTGTACACGTGGAGCCCGGGGTGCTAACAGGCCACCCCATACCCAGGTAGTTGGACCTGGAGCTGTGTCTCTAGTGCACAGTTACTTTTCTGGTATTTCACCTCTGCCTGGCTGAGAAAGATGCGTGTTGGGACACACAATGCACAAGAGGAGAGGGTCTCTGCCCTATAGGACCCCAAGGATTCCCCAAATGGAACATTCCATCACTGCCCCCCACATTAATAAGCTTTGGTCTTtgcacaccaaaataaactaagtTTCAAGTCTTCTTTCCTCTGTGGATGTTGAATACACTCATCTCCACACTTGTATATCCCTCCTGttaagtttattaatttttaaaagatgtacttatttatgtAATTAAAAGGCATAGCAAGAGATCTTATTTTTAAacgatttttatttgaaaggcagatttacagagagaaagatctgtctctccctctctgtaacttctaAAAGTACAATATATTGAAACAACACATTTTTTATAGCAACAATTAAAAGGAAGACGACCAGtacactgtggcatagccagttaagccacaaCCTGCACAAGGCTGGTATCCTGTCTGGGCACCCACTCAagctgctcactccccaagcagctccctgctaacacaccagggagagcagcagagggtggcccaagtgcttgggcccctgcacccatggggaagcCCGGAAGAGATTTctgggctctggctgttgcaggtgtttgggggagGGTATCCCTGGATCAAAGAttctctccctcacccctcccttccttcctctcccactgtgtgtgttactctgcctttcaagtagtaAACATTCAATAAAATACGACAGCAGTCTTAAAGTGTGAGGAAGCTATGCATGGGGTCAGGCATCACAGCACAGCGGATTaagcctgtaatgctggcattccataggacTGCTGCTTCgcatcccagctcccagccaatgcaccttggaaagcagcacatagccccagccacccacgtgggagaccacgGTGAGCAGCTCAggatcctgacccagccctggctgctgtggctgggcagctggggtgtgaaccactGGGTCATCTCGTACTCTCAcccactctttcagataaatgaatcttcaaagagAAATATAAACAGGGAGGCAGATATGCTGTGACACAGCGCATTAAGCTGGTACCCTTGATGCTGgttggatcctggctgctccgcttctgatccagctctgtcagtgtgcctgggacagcaacgGAGGACGGCCCCTGCACGCTCATGGGAGATctgcatggagtttctggctcctggttttgtcccggttcagtctcagccattgcagctatctgggcaataatccaggaaatggaagatttctaactcttccaagtaaacaaatcttaaagaaaaaaaaaaaaaagcaaaaaagctgCATGTACTTAAAAAACAGGCAGGCTTACACTCCATGTAATGTATATACTTTCAATTTTTGTATTTGGAACGcagagagcttctatccactggcttactccctaaataccTGCAGGGTTTCGGTAacaagccatcccctgctgcctcccgggctgTGCCTTTGCAGctacaggcatcccaagaggtgGCTTGACCTGCGGCACGGACATGCTTCTCACACATTCTTAAATCCCATTTCTCCACCAACTTCCCGAATTTCCCTTCTATGACAATGCCATGTGTAGGAGCAAATATAACGAGGCCCGCATAAGCATTTTCAGAGATAAAACCTAAAGGCGCCCTAGCAGCCTAGCATGACGGGACGCGCCTGCCAGTGAGTGGCTGCAGAGGGCAGTCTTGCACAGGCAATTTGACTTGGCTCCAGACCCACCTTCACATCCGTCATGCCCGGATGCAGCTTTGGGGATAGTTAACTACCAGGCCTCCTGGGGAAGGTGTGTTGGAGCCCTGTCAGGCACACCACGTGACATCATTTATGAACACAGGCACCTCTATGATGAGGTCATTTTTAGCAGGGAACAGCTGCCAGGTCCTTGCTACCCCAGATTGTCTCCCTTTTCATAGCGATCAGAGTTGCACTGTGCCATACCTTGACCTTTATCCTGGAAGAAATGTTCCAGCTATGCCAGAGGCCTTAGGTCGGTCAACGCTTCCTGTAAAGGTTGGCTGGCTTTGTAGGCCACGTGTTCTCGGATGTAGCTTGTCAGTGCTTTGCTATGAACCTCTGAGGGCTGTTGGAGAGCAGCTACAGGCATGGCTGTGCACCAACATTCCTACAGGGACAGGCGGGAGGCTGGCTCTGGGCCACAGATCCCTGCTCACGGACCACCAGACAAGGTGTGCCCCACCCGCCTCCAGCGCCCAAGCGCCCTGGCCACTTAACTCACTAAGTCTACCCAAGTATGTCACACCAACGCAGATCCCTGCTGGCAGCCCCATGTCACCAGGGCAACAGCACCTTGGAAAAAGGGGGTATGTCTCAAAGGTGTGATAGAGCTTCAGTTCCTGATGACTGCTATCAGCTGTTACAGCCCACCTTTTACGCTGGACAGGCAAAAGGGAGTGGGATCGCCACGTGTAGCCCAAACCTCCGAAGCCACACACGCTTCACAGCCCTTCTGTCCTTATTCCCTGGTCTGTCCTACCACTGCGGAGTCTCTGTCACAAGCCAGGGACTTGGTGTGAGGTCTCAAGTACTCCTTGTGCTGACAAGCTGGAGATCTGTCAAGCCATGGCGATTGACCTGAACCCACTGGTCACACAGGCCACTCCTGCCCAAGCCAACTCAGAGCCCATACCAAAGAGCCCTGCAGGTGGCTCATTCCCTCAGCCTGGACTGGGCGGTTCAGAGCATTGATTGTTGACCTGTAAATAAATGCGGGCTGCCTTTCACCCTTCCACCTCGACAGGCTCTGCACCCCAGACTCGATTTAGTTCAGGAAACATCCAATGGAAATGGCACACATCAGCTTCCAGCCCACGATATACTGAACCCAAGTGGCACTGATAAGCTGTCCCTGCTTGTCACCCAGGGACAAAGGAAACCAGGCCCATGCCCATCCAGGCCCCTCAGGACAACCGTGCTTGGCAGACATCTGGGAACTGCCACTGGACATTCATCAGTGCCAGCAtcatggcccagcaggagagcttCCCCTTGCAATGCAACACTCCTCATCAAAGTCCTGGTGAGGCTGCTGTGTGgcccacctgggaaagctgccccATCTTGAACAAGAcctggccactccatttccaactttctgctatttcATCTGGAAATCACCGCCCCCACATGAACAATCAAGAGAAGGCTGAGGTTTTGATCTAACTCataccctgcccagccctggcaggctACCTGTGGAGGTCTCCAGTCTTCACAGACACCTTTGCCTTCCACACAAACGAGCCTTGAAGTCCTGGCCACTCACGTTCCACTCCTGAATAATGCACCTGCGAACACAGCAGCCAATCCAACAACTTTGGCCCTGCTGCTCTGGCATGAACTGAGAACAGGTAGAAATTTCAGCATTCCTATGCCCTAAAACCAGGACTTGcggggggtcgggggcagacaCACACCTTGGAGATGCCTGCACACCATGATCTTTGGGagcacccccacccctgctttctccaggtcttccttttttcttccgcGTACTGTTGTCTTCCAACTTGGAATGGGTAGTCACTCTCCCTAGTGTTCCCTCATGGTATCTCTCTGGCTTGCTGTTTTCTCTTGTACATGGTGGAAGAGAAGCCATCAACGGCCAGTGAGAACAGAAGATGGAAGGACTCTAGCCTGAGAATTTAAGGAAATGTTCAGAGAACTCCTTTTTCCTCTATAAAGGAGTTATAGACACTACAGGCAGACACTGAGGTTATATCGTATGGTGATACTACAACAAGCAGCAACTCCCTTGCTGGGTGCTGGGTTGCAGCTTCTGATGAGTGCAAACAAAGCTGGGAGGCgaggccagtccacagcacacacagggaCAGGCAAGAGCCAGAACAGGGCACATAGGACAAGCCAGGTTGGACCCCAGCAACCACCAGCTCGCACgaaggctgggtgtgggccaggctgggctaggatgcTGCACTCAATAGAGTGCTGAGACTGGaggtgggtcgagccaggttgcAGAACCTGCTGGCAATTGCCAAGTCTGGGCCACATCATCACCATAACCCAAGGGCTGGGAGACAACCAGGCAGTTTGTGGACACTCCTGCTACCAGGAAAGCCAGGTCTGGGGTCAGACCAGGATACACTAATGTTGACATCCACAGCCCTAAGAGCCAGACAAGAACAGAAAccaccaggctaggccacagcatgtgCAGACTGAGGAACTGGGTCAGCCTGGTGTGGATTAGTGAGGGACACAAttactaggctgcaacacctgctagCGTGCCTGAAGACCAAGTCTGCAGGCTGAGCCATAAGGTGCTGGGGGATAACTAACCAGGTAGCTGCTTGCGCTTGTCTTGCCACATGGTGTGCTTGGCCaaccacacctgaccctgcatAGGCTGGTGCACGCAGGAATCAAATCTGCCAATCCAGGTGAAAATTCTTTTAGGATCCCCCAACTAGATGGTTGCATTCAAACCCCAACCAgacggggaaaaaaaaaactatacggGTCAACCTTGGAGAGCTggtagaactgggcctcctcactgCAGTGCACAGCATTCTCACaggggatatgaaccagctcaTTCAGATCAGAGCTTGTCAGATGGAAAGCATTAGATTGCACAaccctcctggccaagctttgctgcaagtgtctgtgtgtggatgCACAAAGGTGAACtgtgtcagccaacagaccttgcaAACATTCTCCAGGCTATAAAGCTGATGACATAGAAGCACCAGGACCATTCAAGTGAACACCCTTGGAACTCCACCTCCCCAAGTGCTGATGATTTTAAGGAGTGGGCCCTCCCGTtccctccctgcagacacagaagtAGCACATGCTCCTTACCTGGACCACCACCATCCCAACTGGCAATCAGCATGTGTGCAGCCCTTAACTATGCAGACAGTATTAAACAGAAATTTTCCAAAAAGTAAATATTAGCCAAGACCAGACTTCTGGCTCAACATTTTTAGGTAGTCTGCCAACACTGGCATTCaatctggctgcttcacctctggTCAAACTCCCCACAAAAACGCCCCTGCGAAACAGCTAACCCCAGAATCTTGAGCCACCCTTGTCACCCCCATGGGAGTCTGGGGAGCTCCAGACTTAGGGCTTCCATGGCCACAGGGGAGTGAATATGCAGAGGGAACATACCACTTCCACATCTTAAAAAGCAAGCAAGTAAATACGCATACCAAGACTGGTTAGCCAAGTATTTCATAGCACGACTTTTAAGATCGATTCTCTTCATATTTGCTCTGGTTTTTATTCAGGTTACATCAGACCAGAAACTGGTAATGACATGAAGCTATTTGGGTGTTATTTCCCACTGCAAATAGCGTTTTTTTGGTGGTGATCTGTAACAGGTAATATGCAGCCTGTAGCAACTAGCTATTGCTAAACCCCAAATTCTGCTCCAGATGTTCAGCCTAAACGAGGCATATTTTGTAGCTTGGAACATAAAGCAATGGTCAACAACGATTACCTCCAGCACCGAGGAAGGATCCCTCAGGACAGCATCAGCAGTCGGGAACACAGCGCACACAGGTGCCGGGGGCTACGCTGCTATGCCACACTTCCAAGGATGTGTGTCTAGTCACCATTTCCAACATGCACAGTTCATCtttattagatttttattttagccTTATTGTAAGAATATAAGGGAGATCATAGATTTTTACTAAATTATTTCACACCAAAATACATTACGATTAAAACGAATTTTCAACCACCCAATTTTGCCACCTTTTGCTTAGCAGATAATCTGTGCCAGTCATTGTgaaaaagtctttattttaagaaaaaaatttagttaACAAAAAATTTAACAAGTTTCACTTAGCAAAATACACCCCAAAGGAAATCACAGTACAAAGAAAGTTTTAAGTCAAGGCCTCACCAATTCCTACAGTATTAGTATTGTGTCTCAATTCTCAAAactaacttttaaaaagcttaaactTAACCTAaaagattttaaatgaaaatataaactagAATGAACAAACATGAGAAATGTTTCTCTTTGAATCAGGGATCTAGCACCTTTGAGTTTTCCAAAAAAGTACGTCTCCCCAATGTGTTCACTGTGGTGTGGTGTAGAAGATCCACAATTTAACAGACTTAAACTACTTTAACTCAGATAACATCACTCTGGATACTACTAAAATGTTAATCGAGAAAAGCGGAAAATAGTTTTAGTTTACTCAATATCACATGCTAGAAGAAAAGTTTGCATGAGAAAACACTGAAGAGGTAATTTTTTAATCCAGATTTCACAAACTCATGGTGCAAAATGGGTCCCACAGCTTCCTCTAGGGTAATAACTGCTCTTTACTGCTTTTTTCTTGGCTGCCTGTGAAAATTTGATTGAAATAACTCAAATTCTCTCTACAAAACTAGTCATAGCCACCCATGCTGTTCTGCCCGCTGTAGCCAGCGCCGTAGCAGCCACTCACAGACTGGCTCTCGAGGCCACTGTAGGTGGCCTGGGCTGCAGACACCCCCATGCCCTGCATCACCTGGCTGCTGTACGCCCCGTTGCTGGCCCCCGTCGTTGAATTCAGGAACAGTTCTATGTATCTGTGCTGCATGTTGGCCCTATCCTTCGACATAGCTGCCACGGCTTCTTCGTGGGTGGCAAACTCCACGTCAGCTTCACCCGTCACTCTTCCATCCGGGCCAATCTCGATGTGGACTCTCACCGGGttgagaggagagaagaaattgTAGATGTCGTTCTCGGTCGCTTTGTAGGGCAGCCCTCTCATGTGGACGCAATGGCCGGTGGTGCTCTGGACGGCGAACTCGCTATCTCCGTATCTGTGGTCATACATTCCTGAGAGACAGTAGCTGAGGTCTCGGCCAAACAGATCAGTGGTAAAGCCGTAGCCATCGCTGAGGCCACTGTACTCCTCATAGCCCCCATAGCCGGCGCTGTAGGCGCCAGGCCGCATCCTCTCCAAGCCTGCCTGCTTTACAATGCCAATATACCTGCGGGCAGTACCAGGCCGGTCATAGGGCCCTGGCCGCTGAACAGACATGAACTTGAGGGGAGGATCTGAATAGGACCTCACTTCCTCCTGACTGCTCTTGAACACCTCGATGTAGCGGTGCCCTATTCTCTCCTTGTGCTTCCCTAGTGCCTTCTCGGCTAGCTCCTGGGAGGCAAACTGCACAAAGGCCTCCCCTGTGATCTTGCCCTCGGGGTCCACAGGCAATGTGATCCCGTTTGGCACGATCTCCAACCCTGAGAAAAACTGAACAATTTCTTCCTTTGTGCATCCAAATGGGAGTCCACGAAGCCGCACGAAGCCATCATTAGCGGTGTCAGCGCTGTTTGGACCGCTGTGCTTCAACACCCAATCCATCTCGGTTCTGTGAGACTTAAACACCTCAATGTATCGGTGCCCCATGCTTTCCCTGTCTTTTTTCAGGGCCATTTTTACATCATCTTCCGATTCGAGTTCAACGAATGCCTCACCACTCTGCCTGCCTTCTCTAGTGTAGATGAAGTGAACCCCTGCGGCCCCATCATGAATCGTGCAGTCAGAGAGGAAGTTCTGCACGTCCTCAATAGAGCAGGACCAGGGCAGGCCACGGAGCTTGACCACAAAGCCTTCACCTCCCTCAGGACCCAGCATCATGGATTCTTGAGTGGGCAGATGTCAGACAAACGTGGGTGCAACTTTTTAtggctaaaaaacaaacaaacaaaaaacttcacaTAAAATTCACTTACTATGTGTAACAAGAATGCAGTAATCAATTTTACAGGCCAGAAAGGTTCAGATGAGTGAACAAGACACGGTACATCCTTCCAATACTTTGAACACCTTACGGATGAGCAACTGAATCACACGGGCACAGGCCTGTGGACACAGCCGTTAGGCAGCTGCACACAGGGCCTGCACCTCTCAAGACTGCTACCTGTCAAACACTAACAAAAAATTGACAAAAATCCTACAAATTCTACAGATCAGCTGAGATTGAAGCAATATTCAGAAGccaatttctaaaaagaaatggagaaagaagaaGTGGAATAGTTTACAGGCCCTTCACAACCTTGAAAATGTGAtcattaaacttatttttttggACATATTCATGTATTTTTCCAAAACCAATGAAGCTGCACACTGCTAAACAGTAGTGTATGGATTTCACTCTTACCTATGAAACGCACCTTTTATTACACGAGTTCTATGAAATGCCCAGCTCTTACTGCGTAAGAGGGAGAATGACACATGGATGTCCCTAGATTCACTTAACCCAGACACGATGAGTAGAACTCTCATGAGCTCCTCACTAAGCTTCTCCCTAAACTCTAGACTTCATATTTACCCACTTTCTGC
This window harbors:
- the HNRNPF gene encoding heterogeneous nuclear ribonucleoprotein F — encoded protein: MMLGPEGGEGFVVKLRGLPWSCSIEDVQNFLSDCTIHDGAAGVHFIYTREGRQSGEAFVELESEDDVKMALKKDRESMGHRYIEVFKSHRTEMDWVLKHSGPNSADTANDGFVRLRGLPFGCTKEEIVQFFSGLEIVPNGITLPVDPEGKITGEAFVQFASQELAEKALGKHKERIGHRYIEVFKSSQEEVRSYSDPPLKFMSVQRPGPYDRPGTARRYIGIVKQAGLERMRPGAYSAGYGGYEEYSGLSDGYGFTTDLFGRDLSYCLSGMYDHRYGDSEFAVQSTTGHCVHMRGLPYKATENDIYNFFSPLNPVRVHIEIGPDGRVTGEADVEFATHEEAVAAMSKDRANMQHRYIELFLNSTTGASNGAYSSQVMQGMGVSAAQATYSGLESQSVSGCYGAGYSGQNSMGGYD